The DNA region GAGGGAATGAAGATGATGAACGATATGATGAAGATGAATGGCGACCTTGATGATATGGGTATGAATATGAGCCTTAACCAGATGGATATGAATGTAGTAATGTATCCTGAAATCACAGGCGAGGAAAAGAAAAAAGGTAAAAAGGAAACACACGATAATCATCCTGAACACGAAAAAGGCAAGATGCAGAACACGAACATCATAAGCACAGTATGAATAAGGACGATGACCCGAACCGTTATAATGCCAATGCTTTGAGCGAAATAGTTACACTCAATTACGCAATGCTCAAATCGCCACACAATACTGAACTGCCCAAAGATGCACCCGTTAAAGAACTGAAATTTACCCTTACAGGAAATATGAACCGCTATGTATGGAGTATGGATAACCGTGTACTTTCAGAAAGCGATAAAATACCTGTAAAAAAAGGCGAAATATTGAGAATTACCATTTACAATAACTCAATGATGCGACACCCGATACACCTGCACGGCTTTGATTTCAGAGTGTTAAACCAACACGGTAATAATGCACCAATGAAGAATATTATTGACATTATGCCAATGGAAACAGATACCATAGAGTTTTTGGCAAATGTAGAGGGAGATTGGTTTTTCCATTGTCATATACTGTATCATATGATGGCAGGAATGAACAGAGTATTTGCAGTTGATGATTACAAAAATCCATATCTGCCCAACAAAGAAAAAGCCTACAAAATGTTGCAGCGAGAAAGCAATATGCCACACTTTATGGCACAGAATGATTTTGCTACCAATGGTAATGATGGCGAGTTAATGTTAATGAATGCCCGATATAGCTTAGGCACAGAATGGCGTTTGGGTTACAACGATATGCACGGCTACGAAATGGAAACACATTTTGGGCGTTATATCGGAAAAATGCAGTGGCTGATGCCCTTTGTTGGTTTTGATTGGCGATACCGAAAAATGGGAATGGACGAACACGAGAAAAACCTCTTTGGACAAGTAAATAAAAAAGACAATCGGGCAGCCGTTAGTTTAGGAGTAATGTACACATTGCCTATGTTGGTAAATGTGCAGGCAGAAGTATATCACGATGGCATATTTCGTTTGTCACTGATGCGTGAAGACATTCCGATTTCCAAGCGATTAAGAGCAGGATTTATGGTCAATACCGACTTTGAGTATATGGTAGATTTACGCTACATTTTGACAAGACATTTAGGAATAAGAACACACTATGACAGCGATATGGGATTGGGTGTCGGATTATCACTTAATTACTAAAACTGATAAGAATGATTGTAGTGTTAGCTACACGACTAAAACAGGCATCAGTACTAATAAGCCAACACACAGGCAAGCACATTACGCATTTTGGCAACCGCACAATACCGACAAAAAATGCGTAAAGAGCTTGCCTTTTCCAACCCAAGAAAAAATTTCCTTTCCCTTCTTTTTTTTATTTTTTTCAGCCGACACACAACGGACGACCAATAGCCACAGCCACTAACAAGGGTTTGGCGTCAGGCGGGCTGACGTGCTAAATTGAACATTGGTACTTTTCATTAACTTTGGTGCGTGGTTGAACATTCGTGCATTTAATCCCGCCCGAACGCCAAGCCCCGAACCGTTGAACTAAACCGCCCCCTTTCGGAGGCGGTAAAATTCTGGTAATTTTAGGGTGCAAACTTTAAAACTTACCAAAATGAAAAAGAATCATTCTCAACTTGTTGAGCGGCTTCTCCGTGAGATGCAACTCAGAAATTACAGCCCAAGAACCATACATACTTATGGCGAGCTGATGTCAAAGGTAGAAAACTTCTTTCATCTGCCTATTGACAAAATTACAACAAATCAATTCAAAGATTATCTTCACCGGCGTATCACGCAGGAAGGTATTTCCACATCCTGCGTTAACCAGTACATCAGCGCTTTTAAGATCTTGCAAACCGATGTACTTAAACACAACTGGGAGGACATAAAATAAAACGCCCACGGCGCACCAAAAGCTTCCGGTTGTGTTATCGCTTGCCGAAATAGAAAAACTGATCGCTGTTACACAAAACATTAAACACCGTGCCATTTTGATGCTGGCATACTCTTCCGGCCTCAGGCGTGAGGAAGTACAGTTGATAAAGCCTTCAGCCATTGATTCGGCACGTATGCAGGTGCATGTGGTTCAGGGCAAAGGAAAGAAAGACCGCTACACAATCCTGGCAACAAAAACCCTCGAGATCTTAAGGCATTATTATAAGTGCGAAAGGCCTTCATGCTATCTTTTGAAGTCCGCGGAAAAAAGGAAAGCCCCTGGCAGATCAGACCCTGAACACTATTGTTAAGAAATCGGCCCTGAAAGCTGGCATTAAGAAACAAATCTCCTTTCACACCCTCAGGCACTGCTTTGCTACCCATTTGCTCGAAAAAGGCGTAAACCTCCGGCTGATCCAGCAATTTCTCGGGCACACTTCACTGAAAACCACTGCAGGGTATCTTCACCTGGTAACCATCAACCCCGCCAGCGTTGTTTCTCCATTGGATTCCATGAATGTGTAAGGTTTGAATCCGATGCAAAATACTCGCCAGCGCATTGAGCTTGCAGATATTTTCAGCAGCCATGCCAAATCATTCCTGCAACATCACCAGCTTTGCCCCCAACAGCAAAAAGCTTTCGATGCCATCATCCGCTGCCGCACCGCTGCACTTGGCGGACACATTGACCGCTGCGATAGTTGTGGCTACCAGCGTCCATCATACAACTCTTGCCGTAACCGCAATTGCCCCAAGTGCCAGTTTGTTAAGAAAGTGCAATGGGTTGATAAACTGGCAGCCAACCTGCCGCCGGTAAAACATTTTCATGTGGTTTTTACGATCCCACGTT from Bacteroidota bacterium includes:
- a CDS encoding tyrosine-type recombinase/integrase, coding for MLSLAEIEKLIAVTQNIKHRAILMLAYSSGLRREEVQLIKPSAIDSARMQVHVVQGKGKKDRYTILATKTLEILRHYYKCERPSCYLLKSAEKRKAPGRSDPEHYC
- a CDS encoding tyrosine-type recombinase/integrase yields the protein MADQTLNTIVKKSALKAGIKKQISFHTLRHCFATHLLEKGVNLRLIQQFLGHTSLKTTAGYLHLVTINPASVVSPLDSMNV
- a CDS encoding phage integrase N-terminal SAM-like domain-containing protein; this translates as MKKNHSQLVERLLREMQLRNYSPRTIHTYGELMSKVENFFHLPIDKITTNQFKDYLHRRITQEGISTSCVNQYISAFKILQTDVLKHNWEDIK